A single genomic interval of Rosistilla ulvae harbors:
- a CDS encoding TIGR02452 family protein: protein MSKLHFLPVVDSDELARMNQSVLEIRHEIAESLGRSALEAIDRGEYLTDAGTVDWAASIVTAKASKVSIPPDALLPPVESNRYSEMHVTVANQTTFAAARDLLEQGYRPLALNFANGVETGGGFLRGATAQEEALCRCSALYATLLGDPMYDFHRETDPAASSAWAILSPDVPVFRDDAGMEYDQPWLLSFLTCAAPYAPAIGRARSAKMLRQRIDRVLAIAQAYRYNSLVLGAWGCGAFGNDPLQTAKDFRDALEGDFAGVFSSVIFAIADWSQQRRYLRPFSDVFSEA from the coding sequence ATGAGTAAGCTGCATTTCCTGCCGGTTGTCGATTCCGACGAACTGGCTCGCATGAACCAGAGTGTTCTGGAGATTCGTCATGAAATCGCGGAGTCGCTCGGGCGGTCGGCTTTGGAAGCGATCGATCGTGGAGAATACCTCACCGACGCCGGGACCGTTGATTGGGCTGCGTCGATCGTAACCGCAAAAGCGTCGAAGGTTTCCATTCCGCCAGACGCTTTGCTGCCTCCGGTTGAGAGCAACAGGTATTCGGAGATGCATGTCACCGTTGCCAATCAAACGACGTTCGCTGCCGCTCGCGATCTGTTGGAACAAGGGTATCGGCCGTTGGCGTTGAACTTTGCAAACGGTGTCGAGACAGGAGGCGGATTCTTGCGTGGCGCGACGGCTCAGGAGGAAGCGCTCTGCCGCTGCAGTGCGTTGTACGCGACCCTACTGGGCGATCCGATGTATGATTTTCACCGCGAGACCGATCCGGCGGCATCGAGTGCGTGGGCGATCTTGTCGCCCGACGTGCCTGTCTTTCGCGACGACGCGGGGATGGAGTACGATCAACCTTGGTTGCTCAGCTTCCTCACGTGCGCGGCACCGTACGCTCCTGCGATCGGACGAGCGCGGTCGGCGAAAATGCTTCGGCAACGAATCGATCGCGTTCTTGCGATTGCTCAAGCCTATCGATACAACTCACTTGTCTTGGGTGCATGGGGATGTGGTGCGTTTGGCAACGATCCGCTGCAGACGGCGAAGGATTTCCGAGACGCGTTGGAAGGTGACTTTGCAGGCGTCTTTTCAAGCGTGATCTTTGCCATCGCCGATTGGTCGCAGCAGCGACGGTACCTGCGTCCCTTTAGCGACGTCTTTTCGGAAGCGTGA
- a CDS encoding rhodanese-like domain-containing protein: MRRSLGRPAVETISTAELHSAMNSSQSPPVLVDVRSDAERAVSRIPGAITQQKFEASSDEKFSGRRVVTYCTVGGRSYLYARKLAASGIDAANYRDSILGWCRAGLPLESPDGEATDAVHPYWRIFHVPDRYDVKT, encoded by the coding sequence GTGCGTCGATCGCTTGGTCGGCCGGCGGTTGAAACGATCTCGACGGCGGAGCTTCACTCCGCAATGAATTCGAGCCAATCGCCGCCGGTGTTGGTCGATGTTCGCAGCGATGCGGAACGAGCCGTATCTCGGATTCCCGGTGCTATCACGCAGCAGAAATTTGAAGCCAGCTCGGATGAAAAATTCTCTGGCCGACGCGTAGTGACCTACTGCACCGTGGGCGGACGCAGCTATTTATACGCTCGCAAACTGGCTGCCAGCGGCATCGACGCCGCGAACTATCGCGACAGCATCCTCGGATGGTGCCGCGCAGGCCTTCCGCTCGAATCGCCAGACGGCGAAGCTACCGACGCCGTGCATCCGTATTGGCGGATCTTCCACGTGCCGGATCGATACGACGTGAAGACGTGA
- a CDS encoding exo-alpha-sialidase — protein sequence MSERFVYLLGLALFTAAAAVASEPQPDRVWPMDSVSSEQVRYKGSSPAEATGVHDQSLVLKGKSLLEVNDSATVPNSGKPFSLVVWFNPYNLDRGQQMIVGKNRYALNEREWGVMIDSDQKLRLYVQQDGWKTTHADAPLNPGAWHQVGLVIADDKAELWLGGKLAGTVELKQPIAQTKAPLTFGGVDDDGRIRQTLMGALDQAMLFNRSLTPSEMASLYKPVTATHPIPDFAEPFPIWDPASPLPVAADIPTLKSVKFHVIKKWDREADGYTFLHGVGLGWHKNKLYASIGHNKGAENTVSEEAQYRVSKDHGQTWSELRVIDAGEEPDLAVSHGVLLSNAGKLWAFHGAYYGKMQKIHTRAYSLDEASGDWVEHGIVLRNGFWPMNQPVKMNDGNWIMPGISAGPYSSNKTFPAAVAISRGDDFTNWDYVEIPAGEGIDRMWGESANFVDGKRVFNVSRYGGGATALIAISEDYGRTWTPSRISNLPMATSKPVAGTLSTGQQYLVCTTAGNNGGRRTPLTIAVTAPGETIFHKVFVIRRSQHPGQPGESADSLSLSYPCAIEHDGHLYVGYSNNGGRRGNLNSAELAIIPIASLQ from the coding sequence ATGAGCGAGCGTTTTGTGTATCTACTGGGGTTGGCCTTGTTCACAGCGGCCGCAGCGGTGGCGTCGGAACCGCAGCCCGATCGGGTCTGGCCAATGGACTCCGTCTCCTCCGAGCAAGTTCGTTACAAAGGTAGTTCCCCTGCGGAGGCGACTGGAGTTCACGACCAATCGCTTGTTCTGAAAGGCAAGTCGCTGCTCGAAGTCAACGACTCCGCCACCGTGCCCAACAGCGGAAAGCCGTTCAGCTTGGTCGTCTGGTTCAATCCCTACAATCTCGATCGCGGCCAGCAGATGATCGTCGGGAAGAATCGCTACGCTTTGAACGAGCGCGAGTGGGGTGTCATGATCGACAGCGACCAGAAACTGCGACTGTACGTGCAGCAAGATGGTTGGAAAACGACGCACGCCGACGCGCCGCTCAATCCAGGAGCGTGGCACCAGGTGGGACTTGTGATTGCCGATGACAAAGCGGAACTGTGGTTGGGCGGCAAGCTCGCTGGGACAGTCGAACTGAAGCAGCCGATCGCGCAGACAAAAGCACCGCTAACCTTCGGCGGCGTCGATGACGACGGCCGAATTCGTCAAACCTTGATGGGTGCGTTGGATCAAGCGATGCTCTTCAATCGCTCGCTCACGCCAAGCGAAATGGCATCCCTCTACAAACCGGTCACGGCGACTCACCCGATCCCCGACTTTGCCGAACCGTTTCCAATCTGGGACCCAGCTTCGCCGCTGCCCGTTGCCGCCGACATCCCCACTTTAAAAAGCGTCAAGTTTCATGTGATCAAAAAGTGGGATCGGGAAGCGGACGGGTACACCTTCCTACACGGCGTGGGGCTCGGCTGGCACAAGAACAAACTCTACGCCTCGATCGGTCACAACAAGGGAGCGGAGAATACAGTCAGCGAGGAAGCTCAATACCGCGTCAGCAAGGACCACGGACAGACTTGGAGCGAACTGCGAGTGATCGATGCCGGGGAAGAACCCGATCTGGCGGTCAGCCACGGCGTCCTCCTCTCGAACGCCGGAAAACTTTGGGCCTTCCACGGCGCCTATTACGGCAAGATGCAGAAGATCCACACGCGGGCATATTCGCTCGACGAAGCATCCGGCGATTGGGTCGAGCATGGGATAGTACTCCGCAACGGGTTTTGGCCGATGAACCAGCCTGTGAAGATGAACGATGGCAACTGGATCATGCCGGGCATTTCGGCTGGGCCTTATTCGAGTAACAAGACGTTCCCGGCGGCGGTTGCGATCAGTCGCGGCGACGATTTCACCAACTGGGATTACGTCGAGATCCCCGCTGGCGAAGGCATCGATCGGATGTGGGGTGAATCTGCGAACTTTGTCGATGGCAAGCGAGTATTCAACGTCTCCCGCTACGGCGGCGGTGCTACCGCACTGATCGCCATCAGCGAGGATTACGGACGCACCTGGACACCGTCGCGAATCAGCAACCTGCCGATGGCTACGTCCAAGCCCGTCGCGGGAACACTCAGCACAGGGCAGCAATACCTGGTTTGCACTACGGCCGGAAACAACGGCGGCCGCCGCACTCCACTTACGATCGCCGTCACCGCTCCCGGCGAAACCATCTTTCACAAGGTGTTTGTGATTCGCCGCTCCCAGCACCCCGGCCAGCCGGGCGAATCAGCGGACAGCCTGAGTCTTTCCTATCCCTGCGCGATCGAGCATGATGGGCATCTCTACGTCGGTTATTCCAACAACGGTGGCCGACGCGGTAACCTCAACAGCGCCGAACTGGCGATCATTCCGATCGCATCACTTCAGTAG
- the thiD gene encoding bifunctional hydroxymethylpyrimidine kinase/phosphomethylpyrimidine kinase, with protein MHVALTIAGSDPSGGAGLQADLKTFHAHRVYGTSVVTLLTVQNTQTVDAIEQMNPEFVLAQLDAVLNDIPPTAAKTGALGSAAMIDAVAARASSFSFPLVVDPVMISKHRVPLLDDASIDVLRRELLPHAFLVTPNRMEAARLANIDVDDLESMQTAAQMIHQLGATNVLVKGGQVGSESVDWLFTENEFHRIGGERIDTRNTHGTGCVLSAAITASLAQNMPLVEAVEQAKLYVVNAIRTAPNLGKGYGPVNL; from the coding sequence TTGCATGTTGCTTTAACTATCGCCGGTTCGGACCCCTCCGGTGGTGCGGGGCTGCAAGCGGATCTGAAGACATTTCACGCCCATCGGGTTTATGGCACCAGTGTCGTTACATTGTTGACGGTGCAAAACACACAAACCGTCGACGCCATCGAACAAATGAATCCCGAGTTTGTGCTGGCTCAATTGGATGCTGTGCTCAACGATATTCCGCCGACAGCAGCCAAAACGGGGGCATTGGGTAGCGCCGCGATGATCGATGCGGTCGCCGCGCGGGCTTCTTCATTCAGCTTTCCCTTGGTGGTCGATCCGGTCATGATCAGCAAGCATCGCGTGCCGTTGCTGGACGATGCTTCGATCGATGTGCTGCGTCGCGAATTGCTGCCGCATGCGTTCTTGGTCACCCCGAATCGGATGGAAGCAGCCCGTTTAGCAAACATCGACGTGGATGATTTGGAGTCGATGCAGACGGCTGCGCAGATGATTCATCAATTGGGAGCAACAAATGTGCTCGTCAAAGGAGGTCAAGTCGGTTCGGAGTCGGTCGATTGGTTGTTCACCGAAAATGAGTTTCATCGCATCGGCGGAGAGCGAATCGATACACGTAATACTCACGGCACCGGATGCGTTCTTTCCGCAGCGATCACCGCAAGCCTTGCACAGAATATGCCGCTGGTTGAAGCTGTTGAGCAAGCGAAGCTGTACGTTGTCAATGCGATTCGCACGGCGCCCAATCTAGGCAAAGGCTATGGGCCGGTGAATCTATGA
- a CDS encoding sulfatase family protein, which yields MIFPKHSLLVLPFLLFPVPWLRADETQTDSTSESQPNIILVMADDQGWGDVGYNGHPFVQTPELDAMAGAGFVFDRFYAAAPVCSPTRASVMTGRSPIRTKVTNHGRYMRPHEQTIAESLKDAGYVTGIFGKVHLGSGQPDSPCNPSGMGFDEWVVGLNYFDNDPYLSRNGKIEHRQGKGSVLAMDDALEFLQQHQQGDQPMFAVVWFPSPHDPHQEVPEGPSLYDGEKLAGYYREITLLDQQLGRLRRELKRMEIADDTILWYCSDNGGLNAATSGGRQRKGSIYEGGLRIPSIIEWPARKLSGRTEVPAWTCDIYPTLLAMAEIQSTPPHPLDGIDISDIIAGQTDKRSKPLGFWHKFQQGQSTYSDRIQKAIMEKQQAGAPLPHDEPRIRKDVDEFPQFSEDVATGHAAWTDWPWKLHRINGKTYELYNLADDPMETTDRSDTPDQQARLKRMQKELNSWMRSVVRSLNGDDYAGLHATEKTKR from the coding sequence ATGATCTTTCCAAAGCACAGCCTGCTTGTCTTGCCGTTTCTGTTGTTCCCGGTTCCATGGCTGCGGGCCGATGAAACCCAAACTGACAGCACCAGCGAATCGCAGCCGAACATTATTCTTGTCATGGCCGATGACCAGGGATGGGGAGACGTCGGCTACAACGGACATCCGTTTGTGCAGACCCCGGAACTGGACGCGATGGCCGGCGCGGGGTTCGTGTTCGATCGCTTCTACGCCGCAGCACCTGTCTGTTCGCCGACGCGTGCCAGCGTGATGACCGGACGTTCGCCGATTCGCACCAAGGTCACCAACCACGGTCGCTACATGCGTCCTCACGAACAAACGATCGCCGAATCACTGAAGGATGCAGGTTACGTCACGGGAATTTTTGGCAAAGTTCATCTGGGCTCCGGGCAACCCGATTCGCCGTGCAACCCAAGCGGGATGGGATTCGATGAATGGGTTGTCGGGCTCAACTACTTCGACAACGATCCGTATCTAAGTCGCAATGGCAAGATCGAACACCGGCAGGGGAAGGGATCGGTCCTCGCGATGGACGATGCCCTCGAATTCCTGCAGCAACATCAACAGGGCGACCAGCCGATGTTTGCCGTCGTTTGGTTCCCCTCCCCTCACGATCCGCATCAGGAAGTCCCCGAAGGTCCTTCGCTTTATGACGGCGAAAAACTGGCGGGCTATTATCGCGAGATCACCCTGCTGGATCAGCAGCTGGGGAGATTGCGTCGGGAGCTGAAACGCATGGAGATCGCCGACGACACCATCCTCTGGTATTGCAGCGACAACGGCGGCCTGAACGCAGCGACCTCGGGCGGTCGCCAGCGCAAGGGGAGCATTTACGAAGGGGGTCTGCGAATCCCGTCGATCATCGAATGGCCCGCTCGCAAACTCAGCGGACGAACCGAGGTGCCAGCCTGGACCTGCGACATCTATCCAACCCTGCTAGCGATGGCTGAGATTCAGTCGACGCCTCCACACCCACTCGATGGCATCGACATCAGCGACATCATCGCGGGGCAGACGGACAAACGGAGCAAGCCGCTGGGGTTCTGGCACAAGTTCCAGCAAGGGCAATCCACCTACAGCGACCGGATCCAGAAAGCGATCATGGAAAAGCAGCAAGCTGGAGCTCCCCTGCCGCACGATGAACCACGGATCCGAAAAGACGTCGACGAATTCCCGCAGTTCTCCGAAGACGTCGCGACGGGACATGCGGCATGGACCGACTGGCCATGGAAACTCCATCGCATCAACGGCAAAACCTACGAGCTCTACAATTTGGCGGATGATCCAATGGAAACAACCGATCGTTCCGACACCCCCGATCAACAAGCTCGATTGAAGCGGATGCAGAAGGAACTGAACTCCTGGATGCGTTCGGTGGTCCGAAGTCTCAATGGAGACGATTACGCCGGCTTGCACGCAACGGAGAAGACCAAGCGGTGA
- a CDS encoding fructosamine kinase family protein, which translates to MVCDRGFGILEAYLISHLSQRRNGKLDPSIEAAVCRLMSERRGEAVAIRGCRSLSGGSISEAWLVDLLPDGQVVAKINAAHFQTAFELEFQGLDELRAIGAIRVPEPLAVEKVGNRAILVSEAIGRGSPSPDFFKRFGQHLASLHRLSQREPDHRFGYRCDNYLGSARQPNRWCDDWPTFFAKHRLGFQIDWARQQSIGSRDLFPLVQSVIKRLPAMLAPATEPPVLLHGDLWSGNYLCDSDGQPVILDPAVYYGHREAELGMLLWMGNCPNAFYEAYNKCWPLRTGWRERAEVYTLYHQLNHLNLFGAGYLSCCEATARRLLR; encoded by the coding sequence ATGGTTTGCGATCGCGGCTTTGGTATATTGGAGGCCTACCTCATTTCCCATCTGTCCCAACGAAGGAATGGAAAGCTGGACCCATCCATTGAAGCAGCGGTCTGTCGGCTGATGTCAGAACGTCGCGGCGAAGCCGTCGCGATCCGCGGCTGCCGATCCTTGTCGGGAGGAAGCATCAGCGAAGCTTGGCTTGTCGATCTGCTGCCCGATGGCCAAGTCGTCGCCAAGATCAATGCCGCCCATTTCCAAACAGCGTTCGAACTCGAATTCCAAGGACTCGATGAACTCCGCGCGATCGGCGCGATTCGTGTTCCCGAGCCGCTGGCGGTCGAAAAGGTTGGCAATCGAGCGATCTTGGTTTCCGAGGCAATCGGGCGCGGCTCACCCTCTCCCGATTTCTTCAAGCGTTTTGGACAGCATCTGGCCAGCCTGCATCGCTTATCCCAACGCGAACCGGACCATCGGTTCGGATACCGCTGCGACAACTATTTAGGCTCCGCACGGCAGCCCAACCGCTGGTGCGACGACTGGCCGACCTTCTTCGCCAAACATCGATTGGGGTTCCAAATCGATTGGGCTCGGCAGCAATCGATCGGAAGCCGTGACTTGTTTCCGTTGGTCCAGAGCGTCATCAAACGCTTGCCAGCGATGTTGGCACCGGCGACCGAACCGCCCGTGCTCCTGCATGGTGACCTTTGGAGCGGCAATTATCTTTGCGATTCAGACGGCCAGCCGGTGATCTTGGATCCAGCTGTCTACTACGGACATCGCGAAGCGGAGTTGGGTATGCTGCTGTGGATGGGCAATTGTCCCAACGCATTCTATGAAGCGTACAACAAATGCTGGCCGCTTCGAACAGGCTGGCGCGAGCGGGCCGAGGTCTACACACTGTATCATCAACTGAACCACCTGAATCTGTTTGGTGCCGGCTATTTGTCCTGTTGTGAGGCAACGGCTCGTCGATTGCTTCGCTAG
- a CDS encoding GTP cyclohydrolase, FolE2/MptA family — MPKARLPQAKGWCGRCGGGDEPLSIHSRRVVRGGSRLDHDVFGTARGTVYTGKPDAHHRRPCLLSRNHLKTTQVTADVQSYDNPKFVENSVRDLAMSPKSDARIAWFRCGSENFESLQQHNAFAQIEMRT, encoded by the coding sequence ATGCCCAAGGCGCGATTGCCTCAAGCAAAGGGCTGGTGCGGTCGTTGTGGCGGAGGTGACGAGCCCCTATCAATCCATTCCCGTCGCGTTGTTCGTGGCGGCTCTCGTCTCGACCACGACGTTTTCGGGACAGCACGGGGGACAGTCTACACCGGGAAGCCCGATGCTCACCATCGACGCCCCTGTCTGCTGAGCAGAAATCACCTGAAAACAACACAAGTCACCGCTGACGTACAGTCCTATGACAATCCAAAGTTCGTCGAGAACTCGGTGCGCGATCTCGCGATGAGTCCAAAATCGGATGCGAGAATTGCTTGGTTCCGTTGCGGATCGGAGAACTTTGAGTCGCTCCAGCAGCACAACGCATTTGCACAGATCGAGATGCGAACCTAA
- a CDS encoding endonuclease/exonuclease/phosphatase family protein, with protein MKPLIKYLVLAAMTLAPLSASYSAEPLRLRVLSYNIHHGAGVDSKLDLQRIADVILSVEPDMVALQEVDKNVKRSGDVDQPAELARLTKMNVVFGANIDLQGGHYGNAILSRFPIIRHENHRLPNIDDGEQRGMIEAEIALPKSNQPLLLLATHLDHRPDQRERLASAKFINERLAGHPQLPALLAGDMNARPDSETLRQFKTKWTSANEKPMATYPVNPPTIQIDFILHSPAKRWKIIECKVLDEAVASDHRAIFAVLELQTDLE; from the coding sequence ATGAAACCGTTAATCAAATATCTCGTGTTGGCAGCGATGACGCTGGCGCCTCTGTCCGCAAGTTACTCCGCCGAACCGTTGCGTCTGCGAGTGCTCAGTTACAACATCCATCATGGTGCAGGAGTTGACAGCAAGCTCGACCTGCAGCGAATCGCCGACGTGATCCTGTCGGTCGAACCGGATATGGTAGCGCTACAAGAAGTCGATAAGAACGTGAAGCGATCGGGCGATGTGGATCAGCCTGCGGAACTGGCTCGGCTGACCAAAATGAATGTCGTCTTCGGTGCCAACATCGACCTGCAGGGAGGCCACTACGGCAACGCGATCCTCTCGCGATTCCCGATCATCCGACACGAGAATCATCGGTTACCAAACATCGACGACGGCGAGCAGCGTGGAATGATCGAGGCGGAGATCGCGCTGCCGAAATCGAATCAGCCGCTGCTGCTGCTGGCCACTCACTTGGATCATCGCCCAGACCAACGCGAACGCCTCGCTTCGGCGAAGTTCATCAATGAACGGCTCGCCGGCCACCCCCAACTTCCTGCTTTATTGGCGGGTGACATGAATGCCCGTCCCGACAGCGAAACCCTGCGACAGTTTAAGACGAAGTGGACGTCCGCCAATGAAAAGCCCATGGCAACGTACCCGGTGAATCCGCCGACGATTCAGATCGACTTCATTCTGCACAGTCCCGCCAAACGCTGGAAGATCATCGAGTGCAAAGTCCTCGACGAGGCGGTCGCATCGGACCACCGAGCCATCTTTGCCGTATTGGAACTTCAGACGGACCTGGAATAG
- a CDS encoding DUF1559 domain-containing protein → MPTLPPRQTSPSKTLGFTLVELLVVIAIIGVLVGLLLPAVQSAREAARRMQCKNNVKQIALGMSMHEHTFGHYPYSRTGSLWRILSFVEQEALANVFNDAKHPNYNDPASSEYRWGYNGQIGTAWSNKADLDIAAGTSLSVFQCPSATGTRAVEDSGVALGVSDYTTPRVPALRPVGHPLYYQSGEPQMQFSTAMTPASGSRNRNPLNKGGKARDITDGLSNTMMYYECVGSPELFVRGTVAAPTGGASLAWAGSGDGVKMRAYAADNLTADTSNTNRGVSSSGDPSVPDTATDCSASAAWEATIDTCGKYSVMNHTNKSQPYSFHPGIVNVGLCDGSARSLSETVDVGVFLNLMLRNDGQVLGEY, encoded by the coding sequence ATGCCTACCCTGCCCCCTCGCCAAACTAGTCCCTCCAAAACTCTCGGTTTCACTCTCGTCGAACTGTTGGTGGTGATCGCCATCATCGGTGTTTTGGTCGGTCTGTTGCTTCCCGCCGTCCAATCCGCCCGCGAAGCGGCCCGCCGCATGCAGTGCAAGAACAACGTCAAGCAGATTGCCTTGGGGATGTCGATGCACGAGCACACCTTTGGGCACTACCCTTATTCGCGAACCGGATCGCTGTGGCGGATCCTCAGCTTCGTTGAACAGGAAGCGTTGGCAAACGTCTTCAACGATGCCAAGCATCCTAACTACAACGATCCGGCCTCCAGCGAATATCGCTGGGGATACAACGGCCAGATCGGCACAGCTTGGAGCAACAAAGCGGATTTGGACATCGCGGCGGGCACCAGTTTGTCCGTCTTCCAGTGCCCAAGTGCGACCGGAACGCGAGCTGTTGAAGACAGCGGCGTCGCCCTAGGCGTTTCCGATTACACGACCCCGCGCGTCCCCGCACTGCGTCCGGTCGGACATCCGCTTTATTACCAGAGCGGCGAGCCTCAGATGCAGTTCAGCACCGCGATGACTCCCGCATCGGGATCGCGCAATCGCAATCCTCTGAACAAAGGGGGCAAAGCTCGCGACATCACCGACGGGTTGAGCAACACGATGATGTACTACGAATGTGTCGGTTCGCCCGAGTTGTTTGTTCGCGGGACTGTCGCCGCTCCCACCGGCGGTGCCAGTCTGGCTTGGGCAGGCAGTGGAGATGGCGTGAAGATGCGTGCTTATGCTGCGGACAATTTGACGGCCGATACGTCGAATACCAACCGTGGCGTCTCGTCGTCGGGCGACCCTTCGGTTCCCGACACCGCCACCGACTGCTCCGCCAGCGCCGCCTGGGAAGCGACGATCGACACGTGCGGAAAATACAGCGTCATGAATCACACAAACAAGAGCCAGCCCTACAGCTTCCACCCTGGGATCGTGAACGTCGGATTGTGCGATGGCTCGGCGCGATCGCTCAGCGAAACCGTCGACGTCGGCGTTTTCCTGAACCTGATGCTCCGCAACGACGGCCAAGTCTTGGGCGAATATTAA
- a CDS encoding 3-keto-disaccharide hydrolase: MNNLHPLRLIPLALTVFLAVESATAKEPGETLEFQPDQTHLPVEPPADAIVLFDGGADVGFLNKHGEPIDWPVVDGTLESSGGQKANHIVSKWHFRDADIHAEFMLPEDGPGNSGLYIHGNYEMQIIHSAEKKRLGDSDMGAIYGFSKPLVPAERGRGVWQVYDIRYRAPRRDSDGKVTANGTITAWLNGQLVQDAAEFGEPRSVYHPYRSGTTDYLKAIWKKQIATTTGPLFLQDHGDAVRFRNVWIRPLDQHAYRYDLVPTDSN; the protein is encoded by the coding sequence ATGAACAACTTGCATCCGCTGCGATTGATTCCATTGGCATTAACCGTCTTCCTTGCCGTCGAATCGGCGACCGCGAAGGAACCGGGAGAAACGCTCGAGTTCCAACCCGACCAGACTCACTTGCCAGTCGAACCTCCCGCCGACGCGATCGTGTTGTTTGATGGTGGGGCCGATGTCGGGTTCCTCAATAAGCATGGTGAACCGATCGATTGGCCCGTGGTGGATGGAACCCTCGAAAGTTCGGGTGGCCAGAAAGCAAACCATATCGTTTCGAAGTGGCATTTTCGCGACGCGGATATCCACGCCGAGTTCATGCTTCCGGAAGATGGGCCGGGAAACAGTGGGTTGTATATACACGGGAACTACGAAATGCAGATCATCCACTCAGCAGAGAAGAAGCGACTGGGTGATTCGGACATGGGAGCGATCTATGGGTTTAGCAAACCGTTGGTCCCCGCCGAGCGAGGCCGTGGTGTATGGCAGGTCTACGATATCCGTTACCGTGCTCCGCGCCGCGATTCCGATGGCAAAGTTACAGCCAACGGAACCATCACCGCCTGGCTGAACGGACAATTGGTTCAAGACGCTGCCGAATTCGGTGAACCGCGAAGCGTTTATCATCCCTACCGCTCGGGCACGACCGACTACTTGAAGGCGATTTGGAAGAAACAAATAGCAACGACCACCGGACCGCTGTTCCTGCAAGATCACGGCGACGCGGTTCGCTTCCGCAACGTTTGGATTCGACCGCTGGATCAACACGCCTACCGATACGACCTGGTGCCAACGGATTCCAACTGA